Proteins encoded in a region of the Saccharothrix ecbatanensis genome:
- the paaE gene encoding 1,2-phenylacetyl-CoA epoxidase subunit PaaE, with amino-acid sequence MARPVFHKLTVASVEQLCSDAVAVTFEVPPSLAADFAFAPGQYLTLRNGDERRSYSICAPAGGPLRIGVRRVDGGLFSTLLVDRVQRGDVLEVLPPLGNFTPSGGSHHGLVVAGSGITPALSIAASVLADGARVTMLYGNRRADTVMFAEELADLKDRYPARFQLVHVLSREPRDVELFSGRLDAEKLRALFGMVVPWADIDQWWLCGPYGLVRDAEDVLASLDVPASSVHHELFYVDEPPPPPRRESSAPTAAATATVILDGRTTEVPVPADTPILDAAQRVRADLPFACKGGVCGTCRALVVSGEVEMRRNYALEQREVDAGFVLTCQSVPVTSAVTVDYDA; translated from the coding sequence ATGGCGCGGCCGGTGTTCCACAAGCTGACGGTCGCGTCGGTCGAGCAGTTGTGCTCGGACGCGGTCGCGGTGACGTTCGAGGTGCCGCCGTCGCTGGCCGCTGATTTCGCGTTCGCCCCGGGGCAGTACCTGACCCTGCGCAACGGCGACGAGCGGCGGTCGTACTCGATCTGCGCGCCCGCCGGCGGTCCGCTGCGGATCGGGGTGCGGCGGGTGGACGGCGGGTTGTTCTCCACGCTGCTGGTGGACCGGGTGCAGCGCGGTGACGTGCTCGAAGTCCTGCCGCCGTTGGGCAACTTCACGCCGTCCGGTGGGTCCCACCACGGGTTGGTGGTCGCCGGGTCCGGCATCACGCCCGCGTTGTCGATCGCCGCGTCGGTGCTGGCGGACGGCGCGCGCGTGACGATGCTGTACGGGAACCGGCGGGCGGACACGGTGATGTTCGCCGAGGAGCTGGCGGACCTGAAGGACCGGTACCCGGCGCGGTTCCAGCTGGTCCACGTGCTGTCCCGGGAGCCGCGGGACGTCGAGCTGTTCAGCGGGCGGTTGGACGCGGAGAAGCTGCGGGCGTTGTTCGGGATGGTGGTGCCGTGGGCCGACATCGACCAGTGGTGGCTGTGCGGGCCTTACGGGTTGGTGCGGGACGCGGAGGACGTGTTGGCGTCCTTGGACGTTCCGGCGTCGTCGGTGCACCACGAGTTGTTCTACGTGGACGAGCCGCCGCCCCCGCCGCGCCGTGAGTCGTCCGCTCCGACGGCCGCCGCCACGGCGACCGTGATCCTGGACGGGCGGACGACCGAGGTGCCGGTGCCGGCGGACACGCCGATCCTGGACGCGGCGCAGCGGGTGCGAGCCGACCTGCCGTTCGCGTGCAAGGGCGGGGTGTGCGGGACGTGCCGGGCGCTGGTCGTGTCGGGTGAGGTGGAGATGCGGCGGAACTACGCGCTGGAGCAGCGTGAGGTGGACGCCGGGTTCGTGCTGACCTGCCAGTCCGTGCCCGTGACCTCTGCTGTAACCGTGGATTACGACGCCTGA